One Triticum dicoccoides isolate Atlit2015 ecotype Zavitan chromosome 5B, WEW_v2.0, whole genome shotgun sequence genomic window carries:
- the LOC119309111 gene encoding uncharacterized protein LOC119309111, whose translation MGRGHVRPNMGLDLGSGFGAADAQAGQGSSRKRVGIDARRSDTVNLDDEDDGLIRNGSATREAPFKGLKTNDIHHVWNHGPKHGGGFHCRYCNMKNSGGGATRFKEHLGKIVGEVKECPNVPRNVHDIMRKAVLEMRKKKREKESRKLRFERELMDEMYQRNGVIKIDDDKDEEIHMALRESLRDRNVLNVSRAVERRRGSGSGVCVSLGKQSITAYFDKQLSSNKVSMQPKISTAMDSSSRDAAAMKITQNLGAAPIPTGKEIDGKYLDKNYEESREWLKLFKQDWKNYGMFFHKSIDASGQSQNSEFLYREIKQVVVEEIGHENVVQIVTDNGSNYKKACKTLVEQPEFSHIVWQPCAAHTVNLMLKDIGKFPEVDVIVKSAKQICRFFYNHNNLHDSMRKNVGGELIKPNATRFGTVFMFLESYLEKKDKFRKWMVSDDWKNSIWKNDADHVFAEELLSSNMWWTALEWVLDLLEPLYVALRYADTQKKCTLSGFKKTMMTAIQKMSSHLGGGSQMLDRVMSKVSPRMEDMQNETLMVAAAVLDPFTHYRVNLSNLPEYASALTDVIEKIADPESALLAINEISTYRECRGRFRHSLARSSAERMAPTEWWFQFGGEVPNLQKWALRIVSQCVSSSGCERNWTAFALVHTKQRNRLLYCKLHKSVSVCYNLIWAGAARPVPMVLGGGGGGSHLRRRGSHAIQRRRLGRRFRAVRRGPEHHRRRSGGPAWTAAVAAPHPARWAVLLVMVTTATADPTPCLDPSQGGFSPTGGAWRDR comes from the exons ATGGGGCGTGGCCACGTCCGGCCGAATATGGGGCTGGACTTGGGCAGCGGCTTTGGAGCTGCCGATGCACAAGCTGGGCAAG GCTCCTCTCGTAAGAGGGTAGGCATCGATGCTAGAAGGAGTGATACTGTCAACTTAGACGATGAAGATGATGGTCTGATCAGGAATGGTTCAGCAACAAGAGAGGCACCTTTTAAAG GACTTAAGACCAACGACATACATCATGTGTGGAACCATGGCCCCAAGCACGGAGGAGGATTTCATTGTCGGTATTGCAACATGAAGAATTCTGGAGGAGGTGCAACCCGCTTCAAAGAGCATCTTGGCAAGATAGTAGGTGAAGTGAAGGAGTGCCCAAATGTTCCAAGAAATGTGCATGATATAATGAGGAAGGCCGTGCTTGAGATGAGGAAaaagaagagggagaaggaaagtcgTAAGCTTAGATTTGAACGTGAGTTGATGGATGAGATGTACCAGAGAAATGGTGTGATAAAAATTGATGATGATAAAGATGAAGAAATTCATATGGCACTACGGGAGTCACTAAGAGACAGGAATGTTCT GAATGTATCTCGTGCAGTTGAGAGGAGGCGTGGTAGTGGCAGTGGTGTTTGCGTTTCCCTTGGGAAACAGAGTATCACAGCCTACTTTGACAAGCAATTGTCGAGCAACAAAGTATCAATGCAACCCAAGATCAGCACTGCTATGGATAGCAGCTCAAGGGATGCT GCTGCCATGAAGATCACTCAAAATCTTGGTGCTGCTCCTATTCCAACTGGAAAAGAGATTGATGGGAAGTATTTAGACAAAAATTATGAAGAGTCTCGAGAGTGGCTGAAGCTATTCAAGCAAGATTGGAAGAACTATGGT ATGTTCTTCCATAAATCCATTGATGCTTCTGGCCAGTCTCAAAATTCAG AATTTCTCTATAGAGAGATTAAACAGGTTGTTGTTGAAGAGATAGGCCACGAAAATGTAGTTCAGATTgttactgataatggctcaaattacaAGAAAGCTTGTAAAACTCTTGTTGAACAACCAGAATTCAGTCATATTGTTTGGCAGCCATGTGCAGCCCACACGGTTAATCTAATGCTTAAAGACATAGGTAAGTTTCCTGAGGTTGATGTGATAGTCAAAAGTGCCAAGCAAATCTGTAGGTTTTTTTATAATCACAACAACCTACATGATAGCATGAGGAAGAACGTTGGTGGTGAGCTGATTAAACCGAATGCCACCCGGTTTGGAACTGTGTTTATGTTCCTTGAGAGTTATTTGGAGAAGAAAGATAAATTTAGGAAATGGATGGTGTCCGACGATTGGAAGAACAGTATTTGGAAGAATGATGCAGACCATGTGTTTGCTGAAGAGTTGCTATCCAGTAACATGTGGTGGACAGCCTTAGAATGGGTTCTTGATTTGCTTGAGCCACTCTATGTAGCCCTCAGATATGCTGATACACAAAAGAAATGTACTCTATCTGGTTTCAAGAAGACTATGATGACAGCCATACAAAAGATGAGTTCTCATCTTGGTGGTGGGTCACAGATGTTAGATAGAGTCATGAGCAAGGTGTCCCCGAGGATGGAAGATATGCAAAATGAGACACTAATGGTTGCAG CTGCTGTCCTTGATCCGTTCACACATTATCGGGTGAATTTGAGCAACCTTCCAGAATATGCTTCTGCACTAACGGATGTCATCGAGAAGATAGCAGACCCTGAGAGCGCTCTTTTGGCTATCAATGAAATCAGCACTTATAGGGAATGTCGTGGGAGGTTTAGGCATAGTTTGGCACGCTCTTCCGCAGAAAGAATGGCACCAA CTGAGTGGTGGTTCCAGTTTGGAGGGGAAGTTCCTAATTTGCAGAAGTGGGCATTGAGAATTGTTTCACAGTGTGTCTCTTCAAGTGGCTGTGAGAGGAATTGGACTGCTTTTGCCTTGGTCCACACGAAGCAAAGAAATCGCCTTCTATACTGCAAGCTTCACAAAAGTGTTTCTGTATGCTACAACCTGATTTGGGCGGGGGCGGCGCGCCCGGTGCCAATGGTtctgggcgggggcggcggcggatccCATCTGAGGCGGCGGGGGTCTCATGCGATCCAACGGCGGCGGCTAGGACGGAGATTTCGGGCTGTGCGGCGGGGGCCCGAGCACCATCGCAGGCGGAGCGGCGGCCCTGcatggacggcggcggtggcagcgccccatccggcgaggtgggctgtcCTGCTCGTGATGGTGACGACGGCTACCGCGGATCCAACGCCCTGTTTGGATCCGTCGCAGGGAGGCTTTTCGCCGACCGGCGGCGCGTGGAGGGACCGGTGA